CGGCTCGAACAGGGGCGGGCACGACGGCCCTCCGCCCAGGTCGCTGCGGCTCTCGCCCGCGCGCTGCAGTTGAGCGAGGCCGAGCGCGACCACCTCTTCACCGTCGCGGGGCTCCTCCCTCCCTCTCCCGGCGAGGTGCCCAGCCACGTGCCGCCGGGGGTGCAGCGGCTCGTGGCCCGCCTCGGCGAGGTGCCGCTGGCGGTCTTCACCGCCTCCTGGGATCTTCTCTCGTGGAGCCCGCTCTGGGCAGCTCTGCTCGGCGAGCCCGCCGCACCGCACGGCCGAGCCCCCGGAACCCGGCCGAACCTGATCCGCTCGCTCTTCACCGGCGAGCCCCTCCACGCAGGCGAGAACGGCATCGTCAGCCGCTCGGGCAGCATCGACCGTTTCGCGGCGTCGCTCGTCGCCGATCTCCGCCGGGTGCACGGCCGGTATCCGGATGATCGTGGGGTGAACGCCCTCGTCGCCGAGCTGCTGGCAGCCAGCGACGCCTTCCGGCAGCTCTGGGTGAGCGGGGCGGTGGGCGAGCACCAGTCCGAACGGAAGGTGATGCACAACCGGATCGTCGGCGACGTCGAGGTCGACTGCGACGTGTTCAGTGTGGCCGGCTCCGACGTGCGGATCGTCGCGTACACCGCTGCCACGGGGTCGGAGGCTGCCGCGAAGCTCGACTTCCTCCGGGTGTCGGCGGTGGCCGCCGTCCGTTAGTCGGAGCCGCGGTCGCCCCGGCGCACCAGCGCGTTCCGCACCACACGCATCACCCCGAGGAATCCGAAGAACCCCACGAACGCGCCGAGCAGGTCGAACAGGTCGAGATTTGGCGTGAGCAGCGGCCCTGTGCCCGCGACGATGAGCACGATCGCGACGACAATGGCGGCGATCGACACGAAGGCCCCCACGATCTCGCCGACGATCCCGTTGACGAACCCCCGGTCGGACGGGTCGGCGAAGTGCCGCACCTTCACGCCGAGCGTGCCCGATTCGAGCTGTGTGAGGAGCGCGTCGGCGCGCCGCGGCAGCGTGCGGAGTATCGCCGCCGAGTTCGAAGCCTCGGCCTGGGCGGACGCGGCGAGGCGCTTCAGACTGAACATCCGGCGAAGCAGGGTCGGCACCCGGTCTAGCGCGCTGCCCATCATGTCGAAGTCCGGCACCAGCACGTGCAGGCAACCCTCGAGCGTGGCGAAACTGCGGAACGCCGATGCGAGGGTCGCCGGCAGCGCGATGTGGTGCTGTCGGATCACGTCGAGCATCAACGTGAAGATCGACCCGCCGGCACCCCCATTGCGGTGCCGCACCGTCGTCAGCATGATGCCGATGTCGTGGCGGAACGAGTCGATGTCCTCCTCGGGAGGAACATCGACGATGAGCAGCAGGGCGTCGGTTGCCGCGATGTCGTCTTCGTTCGAAGCAGCGAGCAGAAGGGTGGTGAGACGCTCGCGCTGGCTGCGCTCGATGATGCCGATGGCACCGAAGTCGATCAGGCCGAGCGATCCGTTGTCCCGCAGGATGACATTGCCCGGGTGCAGGTCGGCGTGGAACACCCCGTACACGAGGATCTGCTCGAGCACGGTGTTCATCAGCCCGTTCGCGAGGGCGTTCCGCTGGTCATCCGTCAGCAGGGCGAGGCGATCGGATGCCCGGCTGAGCGGTGTGCCGTCGACGAGGTCCATTGTGATCATGCGCTTGCTGCTCGCGTCGGGGTAGACCGTCGGAACGCTGAGCAACGCAGCCCCTGCACCGTCGGCCTCGGCGATCCGCCGGAGCGTCGAACGGATCATCTCCGTGTTGTTGTACTCGATCGTGTAGTCGAGCTCGTCGAGCAGAGTCGTGGTGAACCCGCGGGCAACCGACTCGGCGCGAAGGTCCCGGCCCTGGTGGGTCTGCTGTTCGGCACGGCGGGCGAGGCGCAGGATGATGTCGACATCCGCCTCGACCTGCGCGCGGGCCGTGGGGCGCTGCACCTTGACGACGACCTTCGATCCATCGAGGAGCGTCGCCGTGTGCACCTGCGCCACGGAGGCGGCCGCCAGGGGGAGCTCGTCGATGTGCTCGAAGACCTCCTCGATCGGGCGGCCGAGTTCGCTCTCGATGGCCGTGCGGATCTCCGGCCACGGCAGCGTCGTGGCGCTTGACTGCAGCGACGCGAGTGCACTGAGGTAGGGCTCAGGGATGAGGTCCCGCCGCGTCGAGAGAACCTGTCCGATCTTGACGAAGGTCACGCCCGAGGCGTTGATGGTGGAGATGACGGCGTTCGCGCGCTGCTGGGCCGTCGTGAGGTCGGATGACCGGCGAGCCCGCCCCGAGAAGATGAACCCCGCGCCGTGCCGCGACGCGATCTCGAGAATCTGCAGGTAGCGCCGGGTACGCCGCCGCTGGGCGAGGGCGCCGCGCACGACGTCGATCGGATTGGCCATCGGGCGCGTCGGCACCAGCGCTTCGAGGGCGACCAGAACGGCCACGCCGAGAGCGAAGATCCACGCGACGCTCAGCACGATGACGATGATGCCGACCGTGTTCGAGGTCTGGAAGCCGTGGCCGTCGCTCGACACCGTTCCGGTGCGCTCGCCCACCCAGAAGGCGAACGGGAGGGCAGAGACGAAGACGAGGATGCCCACGACGATGCTCCGCGGCCAGCCGACGGGCCCGCCGAGCACACGCCTCGACACGAGCCCGACGAGCACCGCCGAGACGATGCCGACGATGACGATGACGACGTCGGCGAGCACGCTCAATCCCCCGCCCCGAGACCGGCCCAGAAACCGAGGTGCGGGCGACGGGCCTCTTCGAGGAGGGCCGGGCCCGCGACATCCACCGCCCGGTTGCCGCGCGCGAAGACGTCGCGGCACGGGAGCATGAGCACGGGAGCATCGCCCGTCGAACCGGTGATGTCGTAGAGGCCGACCTCGTCGAGGGCGAAGACCACGCGGCCGATGCCCGCCCAGAAGATCGCGCCCGAACACATCGGGCACGGTTCGCAGCTGGTGTAGAGCGTGAAGTCGGCGAGCGCGGCGGCCGGGAAGGCCGCCGACGCCTGCCGTACGAGGTTCGTCTCGGCGTGGGCCGTGACATCCGACTCGCTGATGACCGTGTTCTCGGCCGTCAGAACAACCTCGCCCGCCGCGTCGGTGAGCAACGCGCCGAACGGGTGGTTGCCGTGCCGGACGGCCGACTCGGAGACCGAGATCGCCTGCCGCAGCAGCGCGAGGTCGACATCGGTGATCGACGGGTCTGGCTGGGACGGCTCGGGTAGCGAGGTCATGCCGCCAGACTAGCGAGTGCCGGCCGGTGGGGGGGAGAGGCTAGGCGCGACGGGCCTTCACGCGGGTGTAGATGAACAGGACGATGATGGCGCCGATGATCGAACCGATGATGCCTGCGGGCTGGAAGAAACTGTCCTGAGCGTCGTGGTTGAAAATCAGGTAACCGAGGAACCCGCCGACGAACGAACCGATGATACCGAGCACGATCGTCATGAGGATCGACATGTTCTGCTTGCCGGGGATGATCAGGCGGGCGAGGGCACCGGCGATGAGACCGATGACGATGAGGCTGATGATGAGACCGAGCATTGTGTTCTTCCTTTACTGTGAACGCGCGCCTGCTGTGGTGCGCAGCCCCCAGCCTAGAAGTTCGACGATTTCGTCGTTGGGACTGGTGATCGTTCCGAAACTCTGCTTAGGGCCGGGCGAACGTCAGTGCTCCTCGTTTGCTTCCAGGGCGTTCGTGATGAACGTGTGCGCATGCTTCGCGAGGGCCGGGCCGTCATTCCAGAGGTTCCGCCAGATGGAGAGGTCTGTGGAGAGCGTCTCGGAGACGACGGCGCTCGAGAACGATTCGAAGGTGATGCCGCCGGTGTAGCCGATGTCGGCCAGCGAGTGGAAGAACGTGGTGAAGTCGAGGTGCCCGCTGCCGAGGTAACCGCGGTGGTTCTCGCCGATGTGCACGTAGCCGAGGCGGTCGCCGACGAGCGCGAAGGGGCGCACGAAGTCGTCCTCCTCGATGTTCATGTGGTAGCTGTCGAGGTGCACGGTGACGTTGTCCTCGCCGATGTCGTCGGCCAGCGCGAGTGCCTGCTCGGCGGTGTTCACCACATTCGTCTCGTACCGGTTGCAGACCTCGAGCCCGAGGGTCATCCCCTTGCCCTGGGCGTCTTTCGCGGCATCCTTCAGCACGGTGACGGCGTTCGCGCGGCCGGCGGCGGTCAGCGCGCGGCCGTAGTTGCCGAAGGCGCTGTATAGCGCGCCGGTCAGGAGGGTGCCGCCGAGCTCGTGCACGGCCTGCACGCTCGTGCGGAGGAGTTCGGCGCCGCGCGCGACGACCGCGACATCCTCGCTCGAGATGTCGGCGTCGAAGGTGAGTCCTCGGGAGCAGACGACCCCGAGGCCCGCCGCCTCGAGCGCGGCCTTCGCGTGTGCGGTGTCGATGGCCTGGGCATCCTGCAGGGACAGTTCGAGCACGTCGTACCCGGCCAGCTTCGTCTGCTCGATGGCGTAGTCGACGTCGGCGGGCGTGGTGCCGCCCGAGAAGACGAGGGCGTGGACTCCGAGTTTGTTGACGGGCATAGTCATCCTTGATCTGCTGTCGGGGTTTGGTCTGCTGCAGGGGCGCTGGGGCCTGCTGGCGTCAACACTATCGGCTGCGTGGCCCCCCTACAGGGTGTAGTCATCGCGGGGGATGCTGCCTACAGTCGAGGGTACGGATTGACACGGTGTGCAGGGGGGCCGACCATGAAGACCAGGCAGTGCGACGTCGAAGCGTGCGCGAGGAAACCCGTCGACCAGGTGATCGTCGCGTTGCGCAACACTGTCGGGCTCGCGAGCGTGTGCGCCGCCCACGGGGAAGCGATCCGCGCCGGAAACCTGCAGGCGCGGGCCTTCCCGTCGGGCCGGCGGTCCCTGTCGCTGGAGCTGGTGCCGCGGCGATAGGGGCTGGGGGCGCCGGGGGCTGGGGGCGTTCTCACGGTTCGGCTCGGTACCCTGCGAGTCATGCCCACGATCCTTCGCGTCGCATCCGCATCCGCATCCGCACCCGCATCCGCCTCTGCAGACCCTGCCGTCGGTGAGGCGGGTGGCCTGATCGGCCTGGCCCTCACCCTGATGAACGGGATCGGGGAATGGGGGGTCGGCCTGTTCACGCTGCTCGAGACGGTGTTCCCGCCGATACCGAGCGAGATCGTGCTGCCGCTCGCCGGGTACCTCGCGCAACTCGGTCGGATGAACATCGTGCTCGTCGTCGTGCTCAGCACCCTGGGCGCCTACGTCGGCGCCCTGCTGCTCTACGCGCTCGGGGCCTGGCTCGGGCTCGAACGCTCGATCCGCATGCTCGCGAAGCTGCCCCTGGTCGACCGCGAAGACTTCCAGAAGGCGGCCGACTGGTTCCGGAGGCACGGCCGCTCGGCGGTGTTCTTCGGGCGGCTGGTGCCGGGCATCCGGAGCCTGATCTCGCTGCCCGCCGGGGCCGAACGGATGCCGCTCGTCACGTTCAGCGTCTTCACCCTGGCCGGCAGCCTGCTCTGGAACGGCCTGCTGATCAGCCTCGGAGCGGCGCTCGGCACGCAGTACGAGCTCATCGACCAGTACTCGGAGATCCTGAACTACGCGGTGTACGCGGCGCTGGCGGGCGTCGTGGTGTGGCTGGTCGTGCGGCGGGTGCTGCGGGGCCGGCGGGCGGCCCGGGCACACCGGGCGGATGCCGTAGCGTTGGATCATGACCGACACTGACAGCCAGGCGGCCGCCCAGGCCACCGTGCGGGAAGCCCTCGCCCTTGCACCCGTGATCGACGGCCACAACGACTGGGCCTACGAATGCCGACTGCACCGCGGGTACTCGGTCGACGGTCTCGAAGCGGGGCTCGCCAGCGACACCGACATCGCCCGGCTCCGCGCAGGCGGCGTCGGGGCGCAGTTCTGGTCGGTGTACGTGGAGGACTCGCTGGGCGTCGACGAGGCGGGCACCGGATCCCTCGCCGGCAGCGCCGCCGCGGTACAGGCGACACTCGAGCAGATCGACTGGGTCTACCGGCTCATCGCGCGCTACCCCGACGACTTCGCCCTGGCCCGCACGGCCGACGAGGTGGAGGCTGCACGAGCATCCGGTCGCATCGCCTCGCTGCTCGGCGCCGAGGGGGCCCACAGCCTGAATGACTCCCCCGCCGTGCTGCGGATGCTCGCGCGGCTCGGCGTGCGGTACCTGACGCTCACGCACGTGCACAACACGAGCTGGGCCGACTCGGGCACCGACGAGCCTCTCCACAATGGTCTGTCGCCGCGGGGTGTCGAGTACATCCGGGAGATGAACCGGCTCGGCGTGCTCGTCGACCTCTCCCACGTGTCACCGGCCACCATGCACCAGGCGCTCGACGCGACATCCGCTCCCGTCATCTTCAGCCACAGCTCCTGCCAGGCCCTCTCGCCGCACCCGCGGAACGTGCCCGACGACGTGCTCACGCGGCTCGCGGCGAACGGCGGCGTGCTCATGGTGACGTTCGTGCCGCAGTTTCTGAGCGCGGCGTACTCCGACTGGTTCGACGGGCCCCGCACCGGTCCGGCGCCATCGGTCACGGTCTCGGATGTCGCGGACCATGTCGAGCACGCCCGTTCGGTCGCGGGCGCGGCGCACATCGGCCTCGGCGGCGACTTCGACGGCACCGACGAGTTCCCGGCGGGGCTCGAGGGCGTCGACGGGTACCCCGCGCTGCTCGAGGAGCTCGCGCGCCGCGGCTGGAGCGCGGCGGACCTCGCCGCGCTGGCCGGCGGCAACGTGCTGCGGGTGTTGCGGGAAACCGACGCCGCGTACCTCAGCGGCGGGGCGGGCACGCCCGCCCTCGAGCTGTAGCGCGCCCCCGCCCCCCGCCCCGCTCCCCCCCGCGCCCCCGCCCGCCGCTTCGGCCCCACCACAGTACAAACGGACGTCGTTCCGCCCGAACGGACGCCACTGCGAGGTCGTGTCGGCGGAGGCTCGTCCGTTTGACCGCGCGTCTTCCCGTCCCCACAGGTCCTCGGGGGGCAGTTGTCCACAGATCCGCGCGATCGACCACACTGGCTCACCTCGACGCGGAACACTGCTGGCATGAGCATCCTCGACGTCGTCACACAGTTGGGTGGAGTCGTGCACCAGGGCAGACTCCTCCCTTTCGGCTACACCGCCTCCGATGCGAGAAGGGCGGTGCGAGGCGGGATGCTGCTCCGCCCTCGCCAGGGCTGGGTGGCCACTCCGGATGCAGCCGACGCTGACGTCTCCGCCGTCAGGGTCGGCGGATCCCTGACCTGCCTCTCTGTGCTGAGATCCGCCGGAATCTGGTGCATCGACGACGGTCTGCTCCATGTGCGGGTAGGTGTTCACACGACCCATCTGGCCTCGCCGCACAGTCGCACCGAACCGCTCGGCGACCCCGCGGCGAACGGGGTCTCACTGCATCGCGCGGCAGCAACTGCCGGCCCAAGGCCACCCCGAGCGCGCGACGATGTCGAATGGGCACTCATGCACATGGTCGCGTGCCAGCCACGGGACCATGCGGTCGCAGCATTCGACTCTGCGCTCAACCAGAAGCTGACCACCCGCCGACGCCTCAGCCTGCTGGCGGACCAGCTCTCACAGAAGCACCGGGACGTTCTTGCCCTGGCCGACTCCTCGGCGCAGTCCGGCCTGGAGACGAAGGCCCGGCTTCGACTCCGCGCCCGCCACATCCCCTATCGAACGCAGGTGTACATCCCGCCCGCCGGAGCCGTCGATCTGCTGATCGGCGACCGGCTGGTGATCGAACTGGATGGCCGAGAATGGCACACCTCCGATGAGGCCTTCTTCGAGGACCGCCGCCGTGACTTCGAGTTCCACGAGCAGGGACGTATGGTCAGGCGCTTCACGTACGCGCAAGTGATGTTCGAGTGGGGCCGTATCGAGGCCATGATCAGAGGCACGGTGAAGCGGGGAGAACACCGGTGGAGCAGACGGCAGCTCGCGGCCGGGCTCGGCCGCCCTGGTGCCGGAGCGTGAGCACGGGGCCGGAGCCCGAACCCCACGCCGACCCGGGCCCGGATGGCACGAATCGACGAGGCTCAGCGCAGACGGCGTCGCATGGGGAGCCGTGGTGGCTGAGCCTCGTCCGTTCGTGCGCGCACGGGGGGCGGGGCGGACGGGGCGGGGGTCAGGCCGCCGGCAGGCGGCCGAGTCCGTCGGCGACCGGGATGGCGGCGAGCAGGCGCTGCGTGTACGGGTCGGCGGGGTGCGACCAGACGGAGGCGACGGGGCCGGTCTCGACGATGCGGCCGGCCTGCATGACGGCGACACGGTCGGCCACGACGCGGACGACCGACAGGTCGTGGCTGATGAACAGCAGCGAGGCGCCGTTCTTCAGCGCGACATCCCGCATCAGGGTCGCGACTTTGGCCTGCAGCGAGGCGTCGAGGGAGGCGATGGGTTCGTCGCCGACGAGGATGTCCGGCCGCGCGCCCATCGCGCGGGCGATCGCGATGCGCTGCCGTTGCCCCCCAGAGAACTGGTGCGGGAACATGCCCGCCGCGCTCCGCTCGAGTTCGACGTCGTCGAGCAGCTGGCCGACGGATGACCGCACCGACGCATCGGCGATGGCCAGGGCATCCGCGATCTGCTCTCCGACCCGCCGGCGCGGGTTCAGCGAACTGTACGGGTTCTGGAACACCATCTGGATGCGCAGCAGATGTGCCGGCCGACGCCGGAGTCCCAGCGTGACGACGGGTTGGCCGTCGAACTCGACCGTGCCGGAGGCGAGCGGTTCGAGCCCGCAGATCGCGCGCGCGAGCGTGGACTTTCCGCAGCCCGACTCCCCCACAAGCCCCAGCACTTCGCCGGGGGCGAGGTCGAAGCTGACGCCGTCGACGGCCGCGAGGAGGCGCCGCCCGGGCAGCTTGTACGTGACGTGGGCATCGCGCACAGTGAGCTGGCCGGCCATCAGATGGCGTCCTTTCCGAGCGGGAGCTGGATGGTGTTGGGCGCGTCGGCAGGAGGGGCCGGCGGGTGCGGCAGCGCATCGATCAGCGACTTCGTGTAGGCGCTCTGCGGCTCGCGGATCACCTGGTAGCGCGAGCCGTGCTCCACCACCTCGCCGTACCGCATCACGGTCACGGTGTCGGCGAGTGCGCTCATCACACCGAGGTCGTGCGTCACCAGCAGGATCGCCAGGTCGAGGGTGTCGCAGAGTTCCCGCAGCAGGCGCAGGATGCCCGCCTGCACGGTCACGTCGAGCGCCGTCGTGGGTTCGTCCGCGATGAGCACGCTGGGCTCCGAGGCGAGCGCGATCGCGATCGCGATGCGCTGCAGCTGGCCGCCGGAGAACTGGTGCGGGTACTTGCGAAGCGCCGTCTCGGGGTCGGGAACACGAACACGCGACAGGAGCGCGAGGGCACGCGAGCGCGCCTCCGATCGCGAAATGTGCAGGTGGTGCCGCATCCCGTCGGTGAGCTGCGCCTCGATGGTGATCATCGGGTGCAGGCTCGCCGTCGGGTCCTGGAAGATCATCGCGATCTCACGCCCGCGGAGCGCGTTCATCGCGCGCGGCCTCAGCGCGAGCAGGTTCGCCGCCGAGCCGCGGGGGCCGGTGTACGAGATGGTGCCGCCGAGGCGGGATCCGGCCGGCTGCAGCCCACAGATCGCGAGCCCCGTCATGGTCTTGCCGGAGCCCGACTCACCCGCTAGGCCCGTGATGGACCCGGCGGGGATGTCGAGGTCGATGCCGCGGAGGATCTGCTTGCGGGAACCCTTGGAGCCGAGTTCGAGAGTCAGGCCGCGGAGCTGGAGGCCGTGCGGCATGGTGTCGCTCAAATCTTCACCCCCTGCACAGCGCCCGCGGTGCGCGGGTCGAGCGAGTCGCGGAGCGCATCGCCCACGAGGTTGAACGCGACAACGACCGTGAAGATCGCGAGCCCCGGGAACGCCGCGAGCCACCAGTCGCTGAACTGCTGCACGCCGTCGGCGACCATGGCGCCCCACTCCGGCGTCGGCGGCGTCGCCCCGAGCCCGAGGAACGACAGCCCCGACAGCAGCAGGATCGCGTTCCCGAAGTCGAGCGTCGCGAGCACCAGCACGGGCGCCGCCACGTTCGGCAGGATGTCGCGCTGCAGCGACCGGAACGGGCTGAAGCCGAGCAGCCGCCCGGCCACCACGTACTCCCGCGAGCGCGCGCCGAGCACCATCGACCGCATCACCCGGGCGTAACTCGGCCACGACACGAACAGCAGCGCGATCACGGCATTCGTGAGGCTCGGGCCGAGGGCGGCCGTCACGATCATGGCCAGGATGATCGTGGGGAACGCGAACACCAGGTCGGCGATCCGCATGATGATCTCATCGACCGCGCGGCCGAAGTAGCCCGCGATGGCCCCGAGCACCGACCCGATGATGGCCGACGCAACGACGAGGATGAGTGCCAGCGGCAGCGAGATCCGGGCCCCGTAGAGCGTGCGGCTGAGCACATCGCGGCCGAGCGAGTCGGTGCCGAACCAGTTGACGGGCCCCGGCGGCTGGAGCCTGTCGAACTGCTGAGCGAGCGGATCGAAGGGCGCGATCCACGGCACGAAGATCGCGACGATGAACCAGAGCGCGATGATCGTGAAGCCGATGATCGCCATCGGGCGGCGATAGGCGCTGGGGAGCCGGAGCCGGGAGCGCACGGCCGAGAAACGGAGGCGCGTCGCGGCACCGGCGGTCGGAGCATCCAGAGCGGGATCCCGGAGGTCAGGGTTACTCAGGTCAGGGCTGGTCACTGCACACGCACCCGGGGGTCGATGACGCCGTACACGACGTCGATGATGAAGTTGGTCAGGATGTACACGACGCCGACGACGAGTCCCACACCCATCACAGCCGGAAGGTCGAGGGTCGTCGCCGACTTGTAGGCGTACTGTCCGATGCCGCCCCAGCCGAACACCTGCTCGGTCAGCACCGTGCCCGAGAGCAGCGAGCCGAAGGCGAGGCCGACGATTGTGAGGATGGGCAGGGATGCCCCGCGGAGCACGTAGCGGAAGATCACAGCCGCCGAACTCAGGCCCTTGGCGCGTGCGGCGAGCACGTACTCCTGGTTCAGAACGTCGAGCACCGCCGACCGCGAGAAGCGCACGAGGAGGCCGACCGTGAAGAGGATCAGCACGAGGCCGGGGAGGATCAGGTGCGACAGGGCGTTCCAGAACGTCGTGTACTGCCCCGCGACCAGCGCGTCGATCGTGTACATGCCCGTCACCTTCGGCGGGGCTTGGAGCGATGCGCTCAACCGGCCCGTTCCCGGTGCCCAGTGCAGTTGGTAGAAGAAGACGTAGAACGCGGCGAGCGCGAGCCAGAAGGTCGGGATGGAGATGCCGATGAGGCTCACGACGCGGAAGAGCTGGTCGACGAACCGGTTCTGCCGGATCGCGGCCCAGGTTCCGAGGCCGACACCGATGATGATCGAGAAGACGATCACGAACAGCGCGAGCTCGGCCGTCGCCGGGAAGGCGACCGACAGGTCCTGCGAGACCGGGTTGTGCGACTGGGTCGACGTGCCGAGGTTGCCCTGGAGGAGGTGCCCGATGTACACGAGGTACTGCGTGACGACCGGCTTGTCGAGCCCCTGCGCCTCCCGGAACGCTGCCACGATGGCCGGGTCGGATGCCGCCCGCTCACCGAGTGCGGCCTGGGCGGGGTCGGCGGGCACCAGGTTCGCCAGCGTGAACGTGACGAGGGTGACGCCGAAGATCAGCAGCACGCTGATGCCGAACCGGATGAGGATGTAGCGGGCCAGCGGCCCCAGGTGCGGGCCACGACGGAGCGTGACCGGCACCTGGGCGCTGGTGGTTGTGGTGCTGATGAGCGTCTCTTACTTGTTGTCGGTGATTACTTGATGTCGGCGATGTTGACGGTCCAGACCGGGTTGAGCTCGAGGTTCGAGATCTCCGAGGTCGTGACCGCGTACTGGCCGGGCTGGATGACCGGGATGAACGGCCCCGTCGCGTTGGCGGCGTTCTGCCAGGCCTCATACGCGGTCTTGCGGGCGTCGTCGCCGCTCGCGGCGGAGGCGGCGTCGGCAGCGGCCGTGACCGTGGCGTCGGAGCCCGCGGCCCAGCCGGCACGGAGGCCGAGCGACTCACCCGGGTTGAAGACCAGGTAGTCGGCCGGGTCCGGGTAGTCCGGGCCCCAGTACATGATGCCCGACTGGAGCTTGCCGGCGCGGAAGGCGTCGAGGAAGGTCGAGATCGGTGACGGGGCGAGGGTCAGGGTGATTCCGACATCCTTCAGCTGGGACTGGATGGCCTCAGCGAGGGTCTGCATCTGCAGGCCGTTCACGGTGATGTCGTTCGGGTACGAGAACGTGACCGCCTGGCCCGAGTATCCGGATGCCGCAAGCGACGCCTTGGCCGCGGTGAGGTCGAACACGTTGGCCGGGTCGCTGGTGATCGCGCCGAGGAACATCGACGGAACCATGCCGCCGGGCTGCGTGGAACCCTCACCTGCGATCGACAGCAGCTTGCTGTAGTCGATGCCCTGGCGCACGGCCTTCACGAAGTCGGCGTTGTCGGTGACGCCACCGGAGACGGCCGGGTCCTGGTTGTACCAGCTGTAGATCAGGTACGGCGAGGCATCCTTCAGCACCTTGACGGAGCTGTCCATGCCCTGCACCTGGTCGGCGTTCAGGTCGAGCGCGACCTGCGTCGAGCCGGCCTGCACATTGATCTTCTGCGTGGGGCCCTCGACGTTCTCGAGCACGACGCGGCTGTAGGCCGGCTTCTCGCCCGCATAGCTCGGGTTCGGCGCGAAAGCGACCTTCGTCGTCACATCGAACGACTCGAGCTGGTACGGACCCGAGCCCGCAGACGTCTTGTTCAGGAAGGCCTCGGCCGCGTCATCCGCACCGGTGGTGCCGCCGTTGGCCTTCAGCACCTTCGAGTTCACGATGCCGAGCGACGGGTTCGGCAGGATGAACGGCAGGGCCGGGTTCGAGGCGGCGCTGGTG
Above is a genomic segment from Subtercola boreus containing:
- a CDS encoding ABC transporter permease, producing MTSPDLSNPDLRDPALDAPTAGAATRLRFSAVRSRLRLPSAYRRPMAIIGFTIIALWFIVAIFVPWIAPFDPLAQQFDRLQPPGPVNWFGTDSLGRDVLSRTLYGARISLPLALILVVASAIIGSVLGAIAGYFGRAVDEIIMRIADLVFAFPTIILAMIVTAALGPSLTNAVIALLFVSWPSYARVMRSMVLGARSREYVVAGRLLGFSPFRSLQRDILPNVAAPVLVLATLDFGNAILLLSGLSFLGLGATPPTPEWGAMVADGVQQFSDWWLAAFPGLAIFTVVVAFNLVGDALRDSLDPRTAGAVQGVKI
- a CDS encoding ABC transporter ATP-binding protein, which translates into the protein MAGQLTVRDAHVTYKLPGRRLLAAVDGVSFDLAPGEVLGLVGESGCGKSTLARAICGLEPLASGTVEFDGQPVVTLGLRRRPAHLLRIQMVFQNPYSSLNPRRRVGEQIADALAIADASVRSSVGQLLDDVELERSAAGMFPHQFSGGQRQRIAIARAMGARPDILVGDEPIASLDASLQAKVATLMRDVALKNGASLLFISHDLSVVRVVADRVAVMQAGRIVETGPVASVWSHPADPYTQRLLAAIPVADGLGRLPAA
- a CDS encoding ABC transporter substrate-binding protein; this encodes MKLPARPVRVTALVALGLASVLAVSACTDNSVSTSSTGAADKTLVIDKSFDLKTSDPARAFELTGSIVDKAIYETALDFEGSDVTKVVPGITSFEENADNTVLTLTMTGTHTFSDGSPVTADDIVFSLQRVQGIAGNPSFLLDGVTVAKTSDTTVTLTSAASNPALPFILPNPSLGIVNSKVLKANGGTTGADDAAEAFLNKTSAGSGPYQLESFDVTTKVAFAPNPSYAGEKPAYSRVVLENVEGPTQKINVQAGSTQVALDLNADQVQGMDSSVKVLKDASPYLIYSWYNQDPAVSGGVTDNADFVKAVRQGIDYSKLLSIAGEGSTQPGGMVPSMFLGAITSDPANVFDLTAAKASLAASGYSGQAVTFSYPNDITVNGLQMQTLAEAIQSQLKDVGITLTLAPSPISTFLDAFRAGKLQSGIMYWGPDYPDPADYLVFNPGESLGLRAGWAAGSDATVTAAADAASAASGDDARKTAYEAWQNAANATGPFIPVIQPGQYAVTTSEISNLELNPVWTVNIADIK
- a CDS encoding ABC transporter permease, with amino-acid sequence MPVTLRRGPHLGPLARYILIRFGISVLLIFGVTLVTFTLANLVPADPAQAALGERAASDPAIVAAFREAQGLDKPVVTQYLVYIGHLLQGNLGTSTQSHNPVSQDLSVAFPATAELALFVIVFSIIIGVGLGTWAAIRQNRFVDQLFRVVSLIGISIPTFWLALAAFYVFFYQLHWAPGTGRLSASLQAPPKVTGMYTIDALVAGQYTTFWNALSHLILPGLVLILFTVGLLVRFSRSAVLDVLNQEYVLAARAKGLSSAAVIFRYVLRGASLPILTIVGLAFGSLLSGTVLTEQVFGWGGIGQYAYKSATTLDLPAVMGVGLVVGVVYILTNFIIDVVYGVIDPRVRVQ
- a CDS encoding ABC transporter ATP-binding protein, with the translated sequence MSDTMPHGLQLRGLTLELGSKGSRKQILRGIDLDIPAGSITGLAGESGSGKTMTGLAICGLQPAGSRLGGTISYTGPRGSAANLLALRPRAMNALRGREIAMIFQDPTASLHPMITIEAQLTDGMRHHLHISRSEARSRALALLSRVRVPDPETALRKYPHQFSGGQLQRIAIAIALASEPSVLIADEPTTALDVTVQAGILRLLRELCDTLDLAILLVTHDLGVMSALADTVTVMRYGEVVEHGSRYQVIREPQSAYTKSLIDALPHPPAPPADAPNTIQLPLGKDAI